In Sphingomonas sp. LR60, the following are encoded in one genomic region:
- a CDS encoding lysophospholipid acyltransferase family protein, producing the protein MIFYIASVPIVATTPIAALFGQRTVIAHADRWSQLHRVLMRWILGIRARVEGEVPVGQFLYVAKHEAMYETLELQLILGSPAMVLKRELMRIPLWGWCAVKYGAIVVDREASAKALRAMMKEAAAVRATGRSVVVYAEGTRVPHGETPPLRSGFAGLYKALALPVVPIALDSGRLLPKKGPKRPGIITIRIGEPIPPGLPRAEAEARVHSAINALNR; encoded by the coding sequence GTGATCTTCTACATCGCTTCGGTGCCGATCGTCGCGACGACACCAATCGCGGCCTTGTTCGGGCAGCGCACGGTGATCGCTCATGCCGATCGCTGGTCGCAGCTTCACCGCGTGCTGATGCGCTGGATCCTCGGCATCCGCGCGCGAGTCGAAGGCGAAGTGCCGGTCGGGCAATTCCTGTACGTCGCCAAGCATGAGGCGATGTACGAGACGCTGGAACTGCAATTAATTCTCGGCTCGCCCGCGATGGTGCTCAAGCGCGAGCTGATGCGTATCCCGCTGTGGGGGTGGTGCGCGGTGAAATACGGCGCGATCGTCGTCGATCGTGAAGCGTCCGCGAAGGCGCTGCGTGCGATGATGAAGGAGGCGGCGGCGGTGCGTGCGACCGGGCGATCGGTGGTCGTCTATGCGGAAGGTACGCGCGTTCCCCATGGCGAGACGCCGCCGCTCCGCTCCGGATTCGCGGGCCTGTACAAGGCGCTGGCGCTACCGGTGGTGCCGATCGCGCTCGACAGTGGACGGCTGCTGCCGAAAAAGGGCCCCAAGCGTCCCGGGATCATCACGATCCGCATCGGCGAACCGATTCCGCCGGGGCTTCCGCGCGCCGAGGCCGAGGCGCGCGTCCACAGTGCGATC
- a CDS encoding YdcF family protein: protein MIRRVVALALLLWTLGFAVFMLALPPPADPTIRTDGIVVPTGAAGRTARGLDLLEHGRARRMLVTGTAPGVTRADLARVAGHAATIACCVDLGAEAVDTRSNAEETAAWVRARGYRSIRLVTSNWHARRAALELGPALGDGVSVLVDGVDAQPTLTQAFNEYNKLLLRRLVLWGERLR from the coding sequence ATGATCCGGCGTGTGGTCGCGCTTGCGCTGTTGCTGTGGACGCTCGGCTTTGCGGTGTTCATGCTGGCGCTGCCGCCGCCCGCCGACCCGACCATCCGAACCGATGGGATCGTCGTACCGACCGGGGCGGCGGGGCGGACGGCGCGGGGGCTCGACTTGCTGGAACATGGCCGCGCCCGGCGGATGCTGGTGACCGGCACTGCGCCGGGGGTGACGCGGGCCGATCTGGCGCGGGTAGCCGGGCACGCCGCGACGATCGCCTGCTGCGTCGATCTCGGCGCGGAGGCGGTCGACACGCGCAGCAATGCCGAGGAGACCGCCGCCTGGGTGCGCGCGCGCGGCTATCGCTCGATCCGGCTGGTCACCTCAAATTGGCATGCACGCCGCGCCGCGCTGGAACTCGGGCCGGCGCTGGGCGACGGTGTCTCAGTGCTGGTCGACGGCGTCGACGCGCAGCCGACGCTGACGCAGGCCTTCAACGAATATAACAAGCTGCTGCTGCGCCGACTGGTGTTGTGGGGAGAGCGACTCAGGTGA
- a CDS encoding cell division protein FtsX, whose protein sequence is MSTATSRLLDTARHGWTMAGVLAVMIFLAVLATAGGIATAGASAALRTALGGQLTVQIVSGDAETRVRHAAQVVAALRRSPSVAHVAQVPRTELTRLLGPWLGNEAGEDDLPVPALIDVTLTQGLDGAAQVRRIVAPIDPAIRVDAQGAALAGTETLLRAVTLLAAATVTLMIGAGSAMVLLSIRAGLAAHETTIDVMHRLGATDAQVARLFCRRMARDAALAAAIGAPIAWGTLALLGRVGAGTGAELLGGMTLGRVGWGSAVILPVAFVALAALVAYIAVRRALGRLV, encoded by the coding sequence ATGAGCACCGCCACCAGCCGCCTGCTTGATACCGCACGTCACGGCTGGACGATGGCCGGTGTGTTGGCGGTGATGATCTTCCTGGCAGTGCTGGCGACCGCCGGCGGCATCGCCACTGCGGGCGCCAGTGCCGCGTTGCGCACTGCGCTGGGTGGGCAATTGACGGTGCAGATCGTTTCCGGTGACGCCGAGACGCGCGTGCGCCACGCCGCGCAGGTGGTCGCCGCCTTACGTCGTTCGCCATCGGTGGCGCATGTCGCTCAGGTGCCCCGCACCGAGTTGACGCGGCTGCTTGGACCATGGCTTGGCAATGAGGCGGGCGAAGACGATTTGCCCGTCCCAGCGCTGATCGATGTGACGCTGACACAGGGACTTGATGGTGCCGCTCAGGTTCGCCGGATCGTCGCGCCGATCGATCCCGCGATCCGGGTCGATGCGCAGGGCGCAGCTTTGGCGGGAACCGAAACGCTGCTCCGCGCCGTGACCTTGCTTGCCGCCGCCACCGTCACGCTGATGATCGGCGCAGGAAGCGCGATGGTATTGCTGTCGATCCGCGCCGGACTGGCGGCGCATGAGACGACGATCGATGTGATGCACCGGCTCGGCGCGACGGACGCGCAGGTGGCGCGGCTGTTCTGCCGGCGGATGGCGCGCGATGCGGCGCTGGCCGCGGCGATCGGCGCACCGATCGCCTGGGGGACGCTCGCGCTACTCGGGCGGGTCGGGGCGGGGACCGGCGCCGAGCTGCTCGGCGGGATGACGCTGGGACGCGTGGGTTGGGGCAGTGCGGTCATCCTGCCGGTCGCGTTCGTCGCGCTGGCGGCGTTGGTCGCCTATATCGCGGTACGCCGCGCGCTGGGGCGGCTGGTATGA
- the ftsE gene encoding cell division ATP-binding protein FtsE — protein sequence MAAIVQFENVGLRYGHGEEVLRDVTCSFVAGAFYFLIGASGAGKTSLLRLLHLAQRPSRGVIRLFGADIASTPRARLPLLRRRIGMVYQDFRLIAHLSVADNIALPLRIADAPDDEINEAVGEMLAWVGLAHRAAAKPETLSGGEQQRVAIARAVVARPDILLADEPTGNVDDAMADRLIQLFASLNQLGTTVVVATHDLHLLSRVPGAQTMRIAAGRLTEPTNLLRRERA from the coding sequence ATGGCGGCGATCGTGCAGTTCGAGAATGTGGGACTTCGCTATGGTCATGGCGAAGAGGTGTTGCGCGATGTCACCTGCTCGTTCGTCGCCGGTGCCTTCTATTTCCTGATCGGGGCGAGCGGGGCGGGGAAGACCTCGCTGTTGCGGTTGCTCCATCTGGCGCAGCGTCCCAGTCGCGGGGTGATCCGGCTGTTCGGCGCCGATATCGCCTCCACGCCGCGTGCGCGGCTGCCGTTGCTGCGGCGGCGGATCGGGATGGTCTATCAGGACTTTCGGCTGATCGCGCATCTGTCGGTGGCGGACAATATCGCGCTGCCGCTGCGGATCGCCGACGCGCCCGATGACGAGATCAATGAGGCGGTCGGCGAAATGCTGGCATGGGTCGGGCTCGCGCACCGCGCGGCGGCGAAGCCGGAAACGCTGTCGGGCGGCGAGCAGCAGCGGGTGGCGATCGCGCGCGCGGTGGTGGCGAGACCCGACATCCTGCTCGCGGACGAGCCGACCGGAAACGTCGACGACGCCATGGCCGACCGACTGATCCAGCTGTTCGCGTCGCTCAACCAGCTCGGCACGACGGTGGTGGTCGCGACGCACGACCTGCATCTGCTGTCGCGCGTTCCCGGTGCGCAGACGATGCGGATCGCTGCGGGACGGCTGACCGAGCCAACCAACCTGCTGCGACGCGAGCGCGCATGA